The stretch of DNA TTTATTCATTATGCTACTTTGTTAAAGGATATGAGACATGTCACTTTCAGTTTATTCGTTATGCTACTTTGTTAAAGGATAcgagacatggcattttaattgtcATGTGTGAAATATGATATATTTGTATAAATGTGTTACTGCTGTCATGACTGTACCCATATGGTTCTTCGTCCGACGAAATGAATGTACACGTCACTTACGTTTTCACTACAAGCACCATCCTCCTTCTTTTGAAAATCCTCCTCTGATAAATTATCGTACGACGACCAGGATTCATTGTCGTTGCTATCATCATCATTTTTTACTTTCATTAACATTCGTACGATCAACACTATCGCTACCATACCACTCACTCGTCTCCAAGAACGCATCCGTAGATCCAGTTTCTTTCTCCATTGAATGACCTCACTACCAACACTGCAACATTTAAAATAAAAATTGATCTATCAATTCAAAATCAAACTAAATGTACTACAGTCATACCGATGAATAGTTCATAACAAACAAATGATTGCAGATAATTATTTGCAGGTACCAATTGTTTTTTGACAAACTAGACGGCATACATGGCAAACCTAGACGCTGGCGTTCAGGTACGTGCACTCCGGCCTGCCTGGCCTGCCTACGGACGGTGAGGATGTTCCCGGAGAGGTTGATCACGCTGTTGCGGACGGCGACGGCGGCCGCGTAGGCCATGTCACCGGGACGACCTGCACAGAGGCCAGATCGCGTACGGAGGCGACTCCAACAACGTCCACGGCGGCCAGATCCCGGGTGAAGATGGGGAAAAAACCGAGATGGTCGGCGATCGGCGGGGAAAGGCGAAGATCGGCCGGACAGGGAGACGTTGGAATGGGCAGCGTGATCGTGGCTAGATCGGCGGGGAAGGGCGGCGATCGGCCGGACGGGGCGATGTTGGAATGGGCCACGTGATCGCCGCTAGGTCGTGGGTCTTTTTTTTCGCGCGAGGGGCACGGGGTAGATGCGAGTCGGCCGTATCGGCTCGAGACGTGCGCTCGGCTCTACCTGTATGCGCATGCCGCATACGGCGCAGGATACGTNNNNNNNNNNNNNNNNNNNNNNNNNNNNNNNNNNNNNNNNNNNNNNNNNNNNNNNNNNNNNNNNNNNNNNNNNNNNNNNNNNNNNNNNNNNNNNNNNNNNNNNNNNNNNNNNNNNNNNNNNNNNNNNNNNNNNNNNNNNNNNNNNNNNNNNNNNNNNNNNNNNNNNNNNNNNNNNNNNNNNNNNNNNNNNNNNNNNNNNNNNNNNNNNNNNNNNNNNNNNNNNNNNNNNNNNNNNNNNNNNNNNNNNNNNNNNNNNNNNNNNNNNNNNNNNNNNNNNNNNNNNNNNNNNNNNNNNNNNNNNNNNNNNNNNNNNNNNNNNNNNNNNNNNNNNNNNNNNNNNNNNNNNNNNNNNNNNNNNNNNNACCGGAGCAGAGCTCATTGTTTTAAAGAAAATTGGAAATTTATTCATTTGTAATAACATTACCTGTTTATGTGGATTGGTCATTCAACAGATCCTCAAATCAATCAAAAGTTCAAGAAAATCTAACCAATCTAGCAGGACGCCACTTGGGTCCCACATAGGCCACTGCCACCGCCTCGCCGACGTGAATAGTCGTTGACTTGCCTTCTGAGCAGAGGCGAAGACCATGGTGTCCGTCTTCCCTGCCCCAAGGATTAACTTTGATCCGTGCTTCACGAAAGCGGAGACTATTCTTACCCTTCCACTGAAGCATATCTGTCCAGGGCTCACAGCAGTTTGATGAGCCACACTACCAAACATAGGGAAGACATGTCATGGGAATCGGGCTCCGCCGCGGCCAGCAATAAATTAGGTTAAAATAGACTAGCCTAGTCCACCATAATTTATTTGAAATATAAATATTTTCGTCTGATTTATATGAAATTCATTCGGTTTGCATGAAATTTGTTCAGATAGTTGAAACGGGGTTTAAAATGTATGTGGATAGTTTTGGATGGCCGGCTCCCGCATTAGTCTCTGTGGACTAGTCACCCCATCCGTGTACGGATGCGGTATTCGGTTTGCGTGTCAATGTTGAAGATGCCCTAACAACGCAAGTTCATCACTGCTGAGTCCAACAAATAAAGGACAGAACATGAGTTTGCACTGTGAACAAGAAACAATTCTCCCATCGTCATCTTGCAAGTGGATCTTCCGCTAGTCGGCGCCAGCCAGTACTCCGGGCCAGACCGGAGTAGCCTAGCAGACGGGTGAGACATCGGTGTGATACTCGTAGCAAAAGAGGTCTAGAGACTTTGGGTTCGCCGCCTCACATACTCAGACCTGTCTCAATGTACAAAAATCATCACCCTTGTATGTACGTTCACGATCAAGTCGCTGCAATTACGCGTGCATCTTTTCATTCATCGACTTCCAATTGCCATCCTTCTCGTCAAGAATCTTGTCCACCGTAACAATTCCTTCCTCGATTGCCTGGTGGATGATGAATATTGAATCGATGTGCATGTTGGAGATTTCCACCATTCGTCCACAGCTCGACATATGATATGCATCAATGTCGTGCAATAGTCGAATTGGAACGTGACCCTCTTGGGCCCGGCACCTTCGTCGCCGCGTCCAAAGCGATAAATCAGCGGGGAGATGGACGCCGGATGGGACCTACGGCGACTGACTTCCAGTTCGTCGGCTCTTCCTCGCACATCAATCTACCACGAAGCAATCTGGAAGGCTCGTACCGAGAAAAAATGCAGACCAATCATACGGCCGTCGGCTGCACGTTAAAAATTGGCGTGGGGATGCTCCGCGCGAGACTCCATGCGATCGTGACGGCAGCCTGCGCTGGATCACCGCGCACTGCCCCACCGCCCCACCGTGCAGCCCACGGGCTTGCCGTCGAGCCTCACCGCTGTTCGCTCCTGTCACTGACTTGCAGGCCCTAGACTATTAGCTAGGCTTtttttaataaaaataaaaataaaaataattaaaatttCACGGGAAGATGCTTATGGGAACTAGGAAAAGTGGCAGTCTTAAAATTTTCGTAAATTATACAATGAACGGTGCTACGTGTCGGCCGACGAATCTTTTTGAAAGATCCATCGCCTCGTGAGTCGTCGAATCAGGTGCATTGAGGGACCGAGTGCCACATTTAATCATTGCAACACCGGTCGTGTTGTAGAAAATTTCTGTAACACGGGTCATGTTGTAGAAATTTTCGCAGATATTTTTTAAGAGAGGTCTTGTTGCATTTTTTTTTTGCAACAGATGTCTTGATGTATTTTTTGCAACAGAGGTCTCATTGCAAACTGATTTCGTCTGCAACAGAGGTCTTCTTATAGTTTTTGCAATAGAGATCTTGCTGCAGAAACTCATCGTAGCGGACAGTGAGCAACAAGCAATGGCCATGTTGACCGATGGAAAAAAAAGGAAACCACGGCAGGACATGCATCGTACAAATGAGCCGGTTGATGCGAAGCGTTTTCCTTGTACAATTGGCTCGTAAAACGACTTTTAGGTTTTTTTTAGGGAAGCTATTGGAGTTGCTCTCAACACTTTGGAACTTTCAAATAAAAGTTTAGTTTCAAAATATAACCAGAAAAACTATTTGGATTTGATCATATTTGATATTTAAGCCAGCCATCTCAACTAAAAAATATATAAATTTATTTTGGACAAATTCAACTAACAAATTTTGGAAGAAAAAGAATCGAGAGTAAGGGTCGCTGTCAGAGTATGTATCTACAATGACGTGACATAACTGAACAGAGATAGAGGCAAAAGGAGAGAGGAAATTGCTTTCCCTAGTCTGAGTGATCCATTCACGTGACTGAATGATTGATTGTTTTAAGGGAAAGTTTTGGTTGTACTCTCGTACAAGGGTATTCTTTATCCTCATCGTCCATTTTTGCGTCAATGTTTGTGTGAAAAAACTTTTTTTTTGTTTCTCCCGGATAAAAGAATATTTGAACTCGAAGCTTTGCACATCAAGATCACACAAGTAATGCCATGTGCAGAAAAGTTTTCGGATATTTTGGCACAACATAAACTTTTAAAAATGATGCAATTCATTCCAAATTTGAAATTTGACACATTTATGTTTCATAAAAAAATTAGAATCATTTAATACAATGAGTGACAATTGTGTATGGTTGATACGAGGTCAAATGTTCTCTAATTTGGAAGCAACAAAAATGATAAATTTCTATATGTGGATAGCACAAGTCTTGATGCAAACTGAATGGTCTAGATACAGGGTTCATGGGTATGGGGTACAAAAAATCCACACTCTTTTAACCTCCATATGTTACACACTGTCATTTATTGTTCTTCGCATGTTGTATATTGTAACTCTATATTATCCTAAGTATGCATGCTTTCATATGAGCACTAATCGCTAGAGAAAATATTAAACAAGTCCGATGAGAAAAAATGACCTCGTACAATGAGAGTATAAGAAGAGACATAATTTCCCGATAATTTATCATTAAACCCAGGCTCATTTGCTCGTGGGTAAATGACATTCGAGGAGCTCGTCACAAAAAATACAGAATGAGCTTCGTACGGTACATTTTTTCAAACTTCCTCACATGCCCAATTTTAGTTTTCTCCTTAGAGAACTCAAATGTCCAAACACCATCAAATTTGGCACGGGCCTCGCGCATTCGAGCATCTTGCATGGGAAAAAACtgatatttttttatttctttggtACTTCTTGTTTTTACTGTTCATTCACAGGAGTAGCTGGACCCAGGAGCCAAATTGTCCCATTGTTCTCCGTAATTTTTTTCTTACAAAACGGGAGAACTCCTTACTCTCTTCATTGACTAATCCACACAATCACAATTGTTTCGCTAGGCCATTACCATTGTTTTGTCTAGTTGCTAGCCTGGACATCCATTGGCGTGCTGGGTCTGTACTATCGACGACACAAGGTCAAGATCGCACGCGGCGTGGGAGAATGGATGTCTCTCCAGTCGGCAACAGCGGCATGAAGGAAGAATAGTATGACCGCGGCATCCATATAAGCTAAGCCCATGAAGCACCGCCTAGGACTAATCAAACAGACAATCGGCAATGGGAATACTCCATTCGTCTTCCTCCAGCTCGCGCGTAGCCTGggtgctgctcctgctgctgctttgCTTCTGCGAGCTGTCATTCAGAGCACGCGGAGGAGGATCTCGCAAGGTAATTTACATGTTTAATCGATTGGTTAACGATGGAGCTAGCTTAGCTAATTAACACTTCTGCGTGCATCCGTGTCTCTCTAGCTCTATATAGCTTACTTAGGTCATGTGAAGCATGATGATCCCAACGATGTCGTTGCATCGCACCATGATCTTCTCACCAATCTGCTCGAAAGGTATACACGTACATGTAGTTTCAGCAACGAAATGAAAGCCTCTGATTACCTTTGGTATGCAATTACAAACATTAATATATTTTAGCAAGGAAGAATCTTTGGCCTCCGTGGTGTACAACTACAAGCATGGTTTCTCGGGGTTCGCCGCCATGCTCACCACAGAGCAAGCGAAAGAACTTGCAGGTTGGTGGGCAGTCGTTGTCTAATTAACCTGTCAATTTTGCTTGCATGATTGCATGTGTCGACTGTTGAATAATTATCATGTGATGTGATGTATGTAGAGTTTCCGGAAGTAATCAGTGTCCAACCGAGTAAAAGGCACACCCCAACCACTACACGAAGCTGGGACTTTCTTGGGCTCAACTACCAGATGATGGGCAGTGATATGCTCCACGGAAGCAACTCTGAAGGAGAGGACGTGATCATCGGGGTGATTGACACCGGTTAGCATTTAAATTGATTAATCAGCACTGCACGCATGACTTCGTAACCCTGTAGTTTTTTTTTCATTATGAAAAATATTTCACGTCATGGCATCATATCAAATAATTAGGGATCTGGCCCGAGTCGAGAAGCTTTAACGACGCAGGGTACGGGCCGGTGCCATCAAGGTGGAAAGGGAAGTGCCAGGTCGGTCACGACTGGGGCAGCAAAAACTGCAGCCGTAAGATCATCGGTGCACGGTTCTATAGCGCGGGAGTTCCTGACCAGTTTCTCGAGACAGACTCGCTCTCGCCCCGGGACCACAACGGTCATGGCACACACTGTGCGTCCATTGCCGCGGGCTCGGCCGTGGAAGCGGCCAGCTTCCACGGCCTAGCCAAGGGGGTCGCTCGGGGAGGCGCAACGCGTGCTCGCATCGCGGTGTACAAGTCCTTTTGGGGCCTTGGCTTTGGAAACACAGCAACCGTGCTGGCGGCCATCGATGACGCGATCCATGATGGAGTGGACGTGTTGTCGATGTCCTTTGGTGTCGACGAGAACTCGTTCGGCGTCCTGCACGCAGTCCAGAAGGGTATCACCGTCGTGTATGCGGGGGGCAACGAGGGGCCAAGGCCACAGACAGTCCGGAACGGTGCGCCGTGGGCTATCACCGTAGCGGCGAGCAAGATTGATCGGTCGTTCCCGACGGTGATCACACTTGGAAACAAACAACAGATAGTGGTACATTTTAATTCACATGCAACTAAGGGGCTGTTTGAATTAGGGGGTCCTATTTGTGCTTTCTGGTATTTATAGCTCAACAATGAGAAGCGAACAAACTCTATTTTTCTTGTAGGGACAGTCTCTCTATTATCGAGCGAAGAATTCGTCAAAGAGCAGCCGTGGTTTCAAAGGTCTTGTGGTTCCAGTGAGGTAAGTGAATCAAAGATATTTGTTTGTTTTTTAACCTTTTTTGCGTGGTTAGATTTTGTACGCATTACTATTCTTTCCCCATCGCTACCCTAACAAAAACATGCTTACGGTAGACTATACGTACCATTTTCGTGGCTTCTTTTAGTACCATTTTCGTGGGTATTTCCAAATCCGACAGACTATTTGCACTCATTATTCTCACCCTGTTACTATCCGCATTATTATTCTTCCCCCATCACTACCCTAACAAAAACACAATTATAGTTCTTCTTTTAGTACCATTTTCGTTGCCAATTCCAAATCCGATAAGACTTTTCGCACTCAATATTCTCTCCTGTCGCTATCCTACAAAGCAAAACACATTTTTCTTCTTAAATCATTTTTGTGGTCAATTCAATCTTTTTTCCCTTTCAAAGAGTAGGATATCCCCCTTACCTCTGCATCAATTGATGCTCACAGCCATACCAATTCGATCTAAACAAGACTATACTTGACTTAATTTTACCTTCTGTGTTTTAGTTGTGACATGGATATTCTCAATGGCACGGACGTGAAAGGACAGATCCTGTTCTGCACCATGCAGCCAGGGGATGAAGATGTGTTCCAGCAGGCGTCACAGTACGTCCTGGATGGCGGGGGGTCCGGTGTTATCTTTGCCCAGTATACCACGGACCTGAGCTTCACAGCACTAGACGTCTGCCAGGGCATAGCCTGCGTTCTCGTGGACCTTGACATCGGAAAGAAGATCGCCAGCTACATGGACGACGCAAGGTATGCACAAAAAGTTTCATTTTTGTGCAATGGGGGTTTGAGTTCAGTCAAGGTGGCATGCGAGCGCCCTTCTGATCGTCGGAGAGAACTTTCttgctttgttttgttttgttttgtgagtAGCTCTCCCATGGCGAAGATCGAACCGGCACGCACCGTCACGGGGAAAGAGATACTGGCACCAAAAGTGGCGATGTTCTCCTCGAGGGGTCCGTCGCCTGATTACCCCGCCATTATCAAGGTACGTGCCAGCCGCTAAGCTAAAATGTACTCTACTTAACATGCTCCGTGGCAACACAGGTCATCTCAGTACGTTGATACATCTTTTAACAGCCTGACATAGCGGCACCTGGAGTCAACATCTTGGCGGCAAAGGAAGATTCATATGCAGTTTTGTCCGGGACGTCGATGGCAGCCCCACATGTAGCAGGCGTTGTTGCCCTGCTGAAAGCTCTTCACCCAAACTGGTCTTCTGCTGCAATCAAATCAGCCATCGTCACTACCGGTAATAATTAAGCACGCAGTTAGCACATGCCCACCAGTAACTCCGTACTTTTGGAGGTATACGCCAACCATAATTTCATCTGTTCTTGTTGATTTTGCATGGTGGTGAAGCCCATATAACCGATGAGCACGGCATGCCGATACTAGCAGAAGGGCTGCCTCGGAAGATTGCCGACCCGTTTGACTACGGAGGCGGGAACATCAACCCTCGTGGGGCGGCTGATCCGGGCCTGGTTTATGACATTGATCCACAAGATTACGATAAATACTTCCGCTGCACCATCGTCAAGAGGGCCTCCGTGCACTGCAATACGACGGGAATGCTACCAGCGTACCACCTGAACTTGCCGTCCATCTCGGTTCCCAACCTAAGGAGTCCGGTCACCGTGTCAAGGACAGTGACAAACGTTGGGGATGTCGATTCCGTGTACCATGTAGAAATCCAGAGCCCTGTCGGAGTAAGGATGGAGGTTGATCCGCCTGTACTAGTGTTTGATGCGAAAAACAAGGTTCTCATGTTTCGGGTGAAACTGTCCCCTGTGTGGAAGCTACAAGGGGATTACACTTTTGGCAGCCTTACATGGGGTAATGATCGGAAGGTGGTGAGGATTCCAGTTGCAGCCCGGATTACAATTCAGGATTTCTATGCGGATGTTGCATAGTTAATTGGGAGAAACATGAAAACATAAGATAATATTACATGATTGCATGATTATGCACTTTCACATGCACATGCTTATTATTATGTGTCACCGTGTTGATGAGAGATGCTACTTGTGAACTTATGAACCCGACTCAACTTCCTTAACATGATAACCTCTAGACCCTCTCGCTTACTGCTTTtattttcagttatgcaaaaatacaGGACCGCTTCATATATATACCATCATCTACTCATTACTTATTGCAACTAGCAGAGCTAGTATTATTAACAATCGCACAAGAACTGCTAACACAAGTAGTCTCTTGATTTTAATTTAGTGAGATAGAGAGACTAGGCAATACCTCTACCTCTACGAAGTAATGACCTTGATTATTCACTGAGGGGAGAACTTGCTGCTTCCGCAAAATGATTTACGCATGAGGGTCCAACAACTAGCTGGCCATTATAGGGATTGGAGCAAGTAATAGGTGGTCGCGTAGTCCACGAGAGAAAAACAATAGCAAAGTCATTTGAAATAATCAACGGGTGGTGGTGGGAGGGAAGGGAGATGATGGTTTGAACAACCAATGAGTGCTATCACCACGCAACTGCTATTTGCGGTACGATGGGGCCCACCACCAACACACAGAGGGCCCACGTGACAAATGTCATAGGCGAGCAGGGACAAACGCATGGCCCACCAACAAGAACATAGACATGATATTGTAGCTATTAAGAAACAGTATAACAGATTGAGCTACAACTCCTCACATCATTCCAGGCCGTTTGGGCCGTTGTCTGATATCTCTTGTGTTGCTGCTCTGTAGACTTACCAAGACCCATTGTAGGTAATTGGGCTAGAGGTGCACATCGGGCCAGACCAAGACTTCTGGTAGGCACTGACCGATCTCCGTTGTGAGCCTTCTGCTCTTCTCTCATGGTGAAGGAAGCAGCAACGACGCCGGCGGTGGCTACAGCTAGACCACGTTCCAGTGCAAAAGCTTACCTTGATGGCAGAGGCGTTTTACTACCCTTCTTTCTTCTAATAATGGAGCTTAACTCATTCGCCCTCCCTTTATTGGTTGGATTGTATGAGGCGATAGTGTTGGTGATAACGGGCGTGAGGGACTGAGGGTCGACTTGAAACTAACTCACGTGCGTAAGGAACGAATTGATGGCCATGACGTTGCATCTATTTCTATTTGAGTTCACCACTGCAACTATGCAAAGATGGCACGGGTGTGAAGTTTGTAAGGATCCCAACTCCTTCTCCATGAAACTTTACTATAATCGAACTGCCACCGAGCCATGTTCCCGAGCCAGTTTGCATTTTCATCCATGCTACATTACTTAAGCCTCCTCGACGCGCCATGTGCCTTCGCACCAATCCCTCCCAAATAGGTCTGCCTGCGAGATAGTTCCCGCATTATTAGCCCAGTGAATTGCTCCCAAGGTACTACACCAAGTTCAGTGAATTGCTCCCAaggcaccacacaaaatattcatcaGATGAAGCTTTATATTCATGACAAAATCATTTCAAACACTCATACTTAGTAGATATATTGGTACAATATTAATTCGGATAGATATTTCTATAATTTCTATTAAAATGGACGAGCATGGAAACATGCGCCTTCATGTTCTAGTATACTATAGAAAGGTCCACCCACGGCCTCACGCCCTTTCCATGTGTCGCCCGATGAGTGGAGCTGGTTGGGCTAGGACCTAGGAAAGGGAAATAAACCTACACTCTTATGTTGTACTTGTTCATATCAAAATACTATAAAATATCTTGTATTATGCAACGAATGAGATAAATATAAGACAAAAAGTAGATATTTAACACATTCACACGCCCTAAAATAATGGCCTGCCGTGTCTTGGGTGACAGCCGAGTCTTGAACCCAATACCTTGTTTCTCATACCGTATAGAATTGAACGGTGTGCACCAACATCTTGTTCAATCAAGATCTGAACCGATGGAAAAGGAGATGGGCAATATATTTCAATGGTTCGGCCATCTTTCCCTCTTTCTTCCGATGAATAAGGTGCATTTCGTTTCGTTCAAACAAGACTTTGACCAACAATTACTCTTTAGATATTTGATTTATGTGATACAAAATCACTATCATAACAAAGTACTTATAAATACAGATCTGGTGGCATAAATTTCATCTCATATAACCATGTACTACCTTtgtcttggtttattggtcccctttataatttgtgctaaattttcaccaaatatttaactgacaaaatgttagtgcatgtctcaTATAACCATGTACTACCTTtgtcttggtttattggtcccctttataatttgtgctaaattttcaccaaatatttaactgacaaaatgttagtgcatgtcaataaaaattatattattgaattcgtatttgaacatagtttttaatgatataattttttatgacatgcatgagcattttgttagttaaatttatggttgaAATTTGGCACAGAATGATTATATTAGTGGAGTAATTATTGCTCAGATGCATGTGTGTCTTAACCAAACAAAATACGTCTTACTTTTAGGAATGAAAATACTTTAGTAGTAGTACTTTCAAGTATGTATACACCACGTGTGGTAAGTGTACCCATCATCGTAGAAATGACTGTAATTACACAATAACGGAACGGGGAATAATTGAATATCACGTACGTACTGTGCCGACCTGTATGTTCTTGCGCTGGCAATCATGCATGCTAACTGCTAAGAGCGAGTTGCGTCGGCGGCAAGGGATTGCCCGGTGGCTGCATCCAGCGGTTGGAGGCGGGCAGCGCACCGCACGGAGAGTCTGCTACGCCACGAAAGCATCATGTGCCCGGAGATAGCGTGATCATGGAAAGGTACAAGCACGTAGCCACGCTCACAGGGCCACACCCACTCACCACCCATATATACCAATAATTAATATTCGATCACCATGCACACATGCTTAGTTGATCTAATTATGGAGAATCATATACACCATCACTAAACCGTTCGATGGATCATCACCATGCACCCTGGCCCTCCACCTTTTGGTCCCGAATATATCCCTGACACGATAAGAATCTACGTATTTCCTCAATGTGTTTGCTATTCATATGGTGACCGGAAAAAAAATCACCACGTCAGTTGATTCCTGAAGAAGGCGGCGTGAAGCAGTTGGCCACGATGTCTCCGACGAGGCTGAGCCAAGAGTCCGGAACCGTGCCATAAACGGAATGAAGCTCGCATGGCAGAGGGTCGGCGACTTCGTCTgtcgggagggggagggagggaagggCTCATCGAtagcttgttcggttagtcaggtttcGAATATGTTTGAAAGGGATTGGAGGGGGTTAAATCCTTTGCAAGTCAAAATCCCTGGTCCTCCTTCTGGCCCGAATATATCCCTGACACAAAAAATTGTTGAAGAATCTACGTATTTCCTCAAtgtgtttgttatttatttatttatttattttcaaaccGGGCTTCCGCCCTTCCATTACTTTTCGATAACGGAAATACAAAGATGTGGCTACTATTATATGGTGTTCGGAAAAAAATCGCCGTGTCAGTTGACTCAGACGTCGTGAAGCAGctggccacaatgtctccgacgagGCCGAGCAACTGTGCCACAGCCGGGACGATGCTCACGTGGTAGAGGGTCGACGGATTCGTCGAACAAGTGGGGCGGGGGAAGGAGGGTGACCGCCTCTCAAACCGAGCTAAAAAAACGGATGCCTACCACAACCAACCGTCGGTACCTTGCCGATGGCGGGGACAACAAGGCTCGGTGCGATGTCACTGATATCGAAGAAGTAAGGGGTATGGAGGAGGGGCAGGGTGAAAAGGGTCAAGAGCGGGAGATGAAGAATAAATCTCAACCGTTAGATTTCAATCATAAAAAAAATATAAGACCAACCCAAGGACTAACCCTCATTGGCATTTTTTTATAGGAGAAACTCCGCGAGCACCACGCGTCCAAGCCGAGACTTGAATTCGGGTGGGCTGGCAACAAACTCAGCTGCCCAACCAACAAACTCAGCTCCTCAATCATGTATTCTGATTTGCTCGAAacatataaaaaaataaaatcagTCGCCCCCTTTCCTGGACGCCTGGAATACGTACGATTTCCTTGAAAGTCTTTCAGCTACTTTTCCGGTCAGAAATGGCAACCGATCGCTATCCCCACATAACGGTCTTATGACCTACAGCTACAAGGACCACTACGTCTACGTGCTTCCAGGAAGCTGCAAAAGCTTtcgttcaaaaaagaaaaaaagttttTTTTTTGCATCGAAAAAAAAAAGTTGCAAGGCCTGCAATGCACGCGGAGTTGCGACTTGTCTACATAACCACACCACTAGCGCCCAGCCAAAACAGCAGGCCGTCGCT from Triticum dicoccoides isolate Atlit2015 ecotype Zavitan chromosome 6A, WEW_v2.0, whole genome shotgun sequence encodes:
- the LOC119319414 gene encoding subtilisin-like protease SBT3.6 codes for the protein MGILHSSSSSSRVAWVLLLLLLCFCELSFRARGGGSRKLYIAYLGHVKHDDPNDVVASHHDLLTNLLESKEESLASVVYNYKHGFSGFAAMLTTEQAKELAEFPEVISVQPSKRHTPTTTRSWDFLGLNYQMMGSDMLHGSNSEGEDVIIGVIDTGIWPESRSFNDAGYGPVPSRWKGKCQVGHDWGSKNCSRKIIGARFYSAGVPDQFLETDSLSPRDHNGHGTHCASIAAGSAVEAASFHGLAKGVARGGATRARIAVYKSFWGLGFGNTATVLAAIDDAIHDGVDVLSMSFGVDENSFGVLHAVQKGITVVYAGGNEGPRPQTVRNGAPWAITVAASKIDRSFPTVITLGNKQQIVGQSLYYRAKNSSKSSRGFKGLVVPVSCDMDILNGTDVKGQILFCTMQPGDEDVFQQASQYVLDGGGSGVIFAQYTTDLSFTALDVCQGIACVLVDLDIGKKIASYMDDASSPMAKIEPARTVTGKEILAPKVAMFSSRGPSPDYPAIIKPDIAAPGVNILAAKEDSYAVLSGTSMAAPHVAGVVALLKALHPNWSSAAIKSAIVTTAHITDEHGMPILAEGLPRKIADPFDYGGGNINPRGAADPGLVYDIDPQDYDKYFRCTIVKRASVHCNTTGMLPAYHLNLPSISVPNLRSPVTVSRTVTNVGDVDSVYHVEIQSPVGVRMEVDPPVLVFDAKNKVLMFRVKLSPVWKLQGDYTFGSLTWGNDRKVVRIPVAARITIQDFYADVA